One part of the Streptomyces lienomycini genome encodes these proteins:
- a CDS encoding alpha/beta hydrolase family protein yields the protein MTGRSRTSRRTVLTALIAGAASVPLLGAAPASSAPAAVLELPSPTGPRPVGRRTLHLVDRHRADPWVPSARGRELMVSVFYPARPSGGTPAPYMTVSEAQRLLEAKGLAGVVPAATVAGTRTHARLSAPPAPGRFPLVLLSPGFSMPRTTLTALAEELAGRGYVVAAVDHAYESVGTEFPGGRVPPCVACERVGADVEEAVVVEGRAADLSFVIDELTGHRRAGALAHVIDPHRIGVAGHSIGGAAAMATMAADRRVRAGVNLDGGFFVRDAGSGLGRRPFMMVGTEDVHGPGTASDWPATWDRLHGWKRWLTVAGAGHFSFTDIPWLAEQLGLADPAVPLSGERGWYITRDFVRAFFDLHLRGVPQPLLQGPTPAHPEVGFLRP from the coding sequence ATGACCGGCAGATCACGCACCTCACGCAGAACCGTCCTGACCGCACTGATCGCGGGAGCCGCGTCCGTCCCCCTTCTGGGAGCGGCCCCCGCGTCGTCGGCGCCCGCCGCCGTACTGGAGCTGCCCTCCCCCACCGGCCCCCGCCCCGTGGGCCGTCGCACCCTGCACCTCGTCGACCGGCACCGCGCCGACCCCTGGGTGCCCTCGGCGCGCGGCAGGGAGCTGATGGTGTCCGTGTTCTACCCGGCACGCCCGTCCGGCGGGACACCTGCGCCGTACATGACCGTGAGCGAGGCGCAGCGGCTGCTGGAGGCCAAGGGGCTCGCCGGGGTCGTACCGGCCGCGACGGTGGCGGGGACGCGGACGCACGCGCGGCTGTCCGCGCCACCCGCACCGGGCCGCTTCCCGCTGGTGCTCCTGTCCCCCGGGTTCTCGATGCCGCGCACCACGCTCACCGCGCTCGCCGAGGAACTGGCCGGCCGGGGTTACGTCGTGGCCGCCGTGGACCACGCCTACGAGTCCGTCGGCACGGAGTTCCCCGGCGGCCGGGTCCCGCCCTGCGTGGCCTGCGAGCGGGTCGGCGCCGATGTCGAGGAGGCCGTGGTCGTGGAGGGCCGGGCCGCGGACCTGTCCTTCGTGATCGACGAGCTGACCGGCCACCGGAGAGCGGGCGCGCTCGCCCACGTGATCGACCCGCACCGCATCGGCGTAGCGGGACACTCGATCGGCGGGGCGGCCGCCATGGCGACGATGGCCGCCGACCGCCGCGTACGGGCAGGGGTCAACCTCGACGGAGGGTTCTTCGTGCGCGACGCCGGGTCCGGGCTCGGCCGGCGCCCGTTCATGATGGTCGGCACCGAGGACGTCCACGGTCCCGGCACCGCCAGCGACTGGCCCGCCACCTGGGACCGCCTGCACGGCTGGAAACGCTGGCTGACCGTGGCCGGGGCCGGGCACTTCTCCTTCACCGACATCCCCTGGCTGGCGGAGCAGCTGGGACTGGCGGACCCGGCGGTTCCGCTCTCAGGTGAGCGGGGTTGGTACATCACCCGTGATTTTGTTCGCGCGTTCTTCGACCTCCACCTGCGGGGCGTCCCGCAACCGCTGCTCCAGGGCCCTACGCCGGCTCACCCCGAGGTCGGTTTCCTCCGGCCGTAG
- a CDS encoding FAD-binding and (Fe-S)-binding domain-containing protein, with amino-acid sequence MTDLEAALRRAVRGEVGFDVTSRALTTMDASNYRRVPLGVVAPRDADDVAAVLEVCRERGVPVVARGGGTSIAGQATGTGVVLDFTRHMNRLVALDPEARTAVVQPGLVLDRLQRSAAPHGLRFGPDPSTHSRCTLGGMIGNNSCGSHSVAWGTTADSVRELTVLTARGRRLRLGQEWAGAPDGLRELVDGDLARLRTGFPDLPRRISGYALDALLPENGADVARSFCGSEGTLGVLTEAVVGLVESPRARALAVLGYADEAGAAEAAAGLLPLGPLTVEGMAVDLVPSTEGLPRGGAWLFVETGGDTETEARARAEAVVRAADVVDALVVTDPAGQRTLWRIREDASGTATRMPDGSEAWPGWEDCAVPPARLGAYLRDFRRLLTAHELRGTPYGHFGDGCIHVRIDFDLLTEAGVAGFRRFSEELADVVVAHGGSLSGEHGDGQARAELLPRMYGAETVALFERAKAVWDPDDLLNPGMLVRPAPLDANLRFSVLPREPVDVEFGYPSDGGDFSAAVRRCVGVAKCRTTSAAGSSVMCPSFRATGEEEHSTRGRARLLHEMLAGEVVTDGWRSTEVRDALDLCLSCKGCRSDCPVGVDMATYKAEFLHHHYEGRRRPAAHYAMGWLPVWLRWAARARVAPLVNTLASVRPLAAVAKRLGGIAGERDVPRLAGETFSRWWRGRRRVASGDGDLVVLWPDTFTEHLSPSVGQAAVRVLEAAGLRVVLPPTLRGRGAVGDGASRSALSLLAARRGQVCCGLTYVSTGQLDRARAVMRRTLDLMDPVLETSAPVVVLEPSCAAALRTDLPELLHDDPRAARLAARVLTFAEVLERHAPDWAPPAVDRPAVGQTHCHQHAVLGDAADRRLRASVGLTGELSGGCCGLAGNFGFEDGHYEVSAACAEDQLLPAVREAPDGAVVLADGFSCRTQLEQVAGVRGRHLAEVLAERLD; translated from the coding sequence ATGACCGATCTGGAGGCAGCACTGCGCAGGGCCGTCCGCGGCGAGGTCGGGTTCGACGTCACCTCCCGGGCGCTGACCACGATGGACGCGTCGAACTACCGGAGGGTCCCGCTCGGGGTCGTGGCGCCGAGAGACGCCGACGACGTGGCGGCCGTGCTGGAGGTGTGCCGGGAGCGCGGGGTGCCGGTCGTGGCGCGCGGCGGCGGCACGTCGATCGCCGGGCAGGCGACGGGTACGGGCGTGGTGCTGGACTTCACCCGGCACATGAACCGGCTGGTCGCCCTCGACCCCGAGGCCCGTACGGCCGTCGTCCAGCCGGGGCTGGTCCTGGACCGGCTGCAGCGGTCGGCCGCGCCGCACGGGCTGCGCTTCGGCCCGGACCCGTCCACCCACAGCCGCTGCACGCTCGGCGGCATGATCGGCAACAACTCCTGCGGCTCCCACTCGGTGGCCTGGGGCACGACGGCCGACAGCGTGCGCGAGCTGACGGTGCTGACCGCGCGCGGGCGGCGGCTGCGGCTCGGGCAGGAGTGGGCCGGGGCGCCGGACGGTCTGCGCGAGCTGGTGGACGGCGACCTCGCCCGCCTGCGCACGGGCTTTCCCGACCTCCCCCGCCGCATCTCCGGCTACGCGCTGGACGCCCTGCTCCCGGAGAACGGCGCCGACGTGGCCCGCTCCTTCTGCGGCTCGGAGGGCACGCTGGGCGTACTGACCGAGGCGGTCGTGGGGTTGGTCGAGTCTCCGCGCGCGCGGGCGCTGGCGGTGCTGGGGTACGCCGACGAGGCGGGCGCGGCGGAGGCGGCGGCGGGGCTGCTGCCGCTCGGCCCGCTGACGGTGGAGGGCATGGCGGTGGACCTGGTGCCGTCCACGGAGGGGCTGCCGCGGGGCGGAGCCTGGCTGTTCGTGGAGACCGGCGGCGACACGGAGACGGAGGCACGCGCGCGTGCGGAGGCCGTGGTCCGGGCGGCGGACGTCGTGGACGCCCTCGTCGTCACCGACCCGGCCGGGCAGCGGACGCTGTGGCGGATCCGGGAGGACGCGAGCGGTACGGCGACGCGGATGCCGGACGGCTCCGAGGCGTGGCCGGGGTGGGAGGACTGCGCGGTGCCGCCGGCCCGCCTGGGCGCCTACCTGCGCGACTTCCGGCGCCTGCTCACCGCCCACGAGCTGCGCGGCACACCGTACGGCCACTTCGGCGACGGCTGCATCCACGTACGCATCGACTTCGACCTGCTGACGGAGGCCGGGGTGGCGGGCTTCCGGCGCTTCTCGGAGGAGCTGGCGGACGTGGTCGTGGCGCACGGGGGTTCGCTGTCCGGGGAGCACGGGGACGGGCAGGCGCGGGCGGAGCTGCTGCCGAGGATGTACGGCGCGGAGACGGTGGCGCTCTTCGAGCGCGCGAAGGCCGTCTGGGACCCCGACGACCTCCTCAACCCGGGCATGCTGGTCCGCCCGGCCCCGCTCGACGCGAACCTGCGCTTCTCCGTCCTGCCGCGCGAGCCGGTGGACGTGGAGTTCGGGTATCCGTCCGACGGCGGGGACTTCTCGGCGGCGGTGCGCCGCTGCGTGGGCGTCGCCAAGTGCCGTACGACGTCGGCGGCGGGCTCGTCCGTCATGTGCCCGTCCTTCCGGGCGACGGGGGAGGAGGAGCACTCCACGCGGGGCCGCGCCCGGCTGCTGCACGAGATGCTCGCCGGGGAGGTGGTGACGGACGGCTGGCGGTCGACGGAGGTCCGGGACGCCCTCGACCTGTGCCTGTCCTGCAAGGGCTGCCGCTCCGACTGCCCGGTCGGGGTCGACATGGCCACGTACAAGGCGGAGTTCCTGCACCACCACTACGAGGGGCGCCGCCGCCCGGCCGCCCACTACGCGATGGGATGGCTGCCGGTGTGGCTGCGGTGGGCCGCGCGGGCGCGGGTGGCCCCGCTCGTCAACACCCTCGCGTCCGTACGGCCGTTGGCCGCGGTGGCGAAGCGGCTGGGCGGGATCGCGGGGGAGCGGGACGTGCCGCGGCTGGCGGGGGAGACGTTCAGCAGGTGGTGGCGGGGGCGGCGCCGGGTGGCGTCCGGTGACGGCGACCTGGTGGTGCTCTGGCCCGACACGTTCACCGAGCACCTCTCCCCCTCCGTCGGCCAGGCGGCCGTACGGGTGCTGGAGGCGGCGGGGCTGCGGGTGGTGCTGCCGCCGACGCTGCGGGGCCGCGGCGCGGTCGGGGACGGTGCGTCGAGGTCGGCGCTGTCCCTGCTGGCGGCCCGCCGGGGACAGGTGTGCTGCGGTCTGACATACGTCTCGACGGGCCAACTGGACCGCGCCCGCGCGGTGATGCGCCGCACGCTGGACCTGATGGACCCGGTGCTGGAGACGTCCGCGCCGGTCGTCGTGCTGGAGCCGAGCTGCGCCGCCGCCCTGCGCACGGACCTGCCCGAGCTGCTCCACGACGACCCGCGCGCGGCCCGGCTCGCGGCGCGTGTGCTGACGTTCGCGGAGGTGCTGGAGCGCCACGCCCCCGACTGGGCCCCGCCGGCCGTGGACCGTCCGGCGGTCGGCCAGACCCACTGCCACCAGCACGCGGTCCTGGGCGACGCGGCCGACCGCCGCCTGCGCGCGTCGGTGGGCCTGACCGGCGAGTTGAGCGGCGGCTGCTGCGGCCTCGCGGGCAACTTCGGCTTCGAGGACGGTCACTACGAGGTGTCGGCCGCGTGCGCCGAGGACCAGCTTCTCCCCGCGGTGCGCGAGGCCCCGGACGGCGCGGTGGTCCTGGCGGACGGCTTCTCGTGCCGGACGCAGCTGGAGCAGGTGGCGGGGGTGCGGGGGCGGCATCTGGCGGAGGTGCTGGCGGAACGGCTGGACTGA
- the serC gene encoding phosphoserine transaminase — MAEIQIPADMKPADGRFGAGPSKVRVEALDALAATGTSLLGTSHRQAPVKNLVGKVREGIRELFRLPDGYEVILGNGGSTAFWDVATHGLIENKSQHLSFGEFSSKFAKAAKLAPWLAEPTVVSSDPGTHPEARAEAGVDVYGLTHNETSTGVAMPIRRVAGADEGALVLVDATSGAGGLPVDVSETDVYYFAPQKSFASDGGLWIGVFSPAAIERAERVHASGRHVPEFFSLPTAIDNSRKNQTYNTPALATLFLLGEQLDWMNGQGGLDFTTGRTKDSSTRLYTWADESKYATPFVSDPAKRSQVIGTIDFADDIDAAAVAKVLRANGIVDTEPYRKLGRNQLRVAMFPAIDPADVEALTQCVDYVIEKL, encoded by the coding sequence GTGGCTGAGATCCAGATTCCTGCTGACATGAAGCCCGCGGACGGTCGTTTCGGCGCGGGTCCCTCCAAGGTGCGGGTGGAGGCGCTGGACGCCCTGGCCGCCACCGGTACGTCCCTGCTCGGCACCTCCCACCGCCAGGCGCCCGTCAAGAACCTGGTCGGCAAGGTCCGTGAGGGCATCCGCGAGCTGTTCCGGCTCCCCGACGGCTACGAGGTGATCCTCGGCAACGGCGGCTCCACCGCGTTCTGGGACGTCGCGACCCACGGCCTGATCGAGAACAAGTCGCAGCACCTGAGCTTCGGCGAGTTCTCCTCCAAGTTCGCCAAGGCCGCGAAGCTCGCCCCCTGGCTGGCCGAGCCGACCGTCGTCTCCTCCGACCCGGGCACCCACCCCGAGGCGCGTGCCGAGGCCGGCGTCGACGTGTACGGCCTCACGCACAACGAGACGTCGACCGGCGTCGCCATGCCCATCAGGCGCGTGGCCGGTGCCGACGAGGGCGCGCTCGTCCTGGTCGACGCGACGTCCGGCGCGGGCGGCCTCCCGGTGGACGTGTCAGAGACCGACGTCTACTACTTCGCCCCGCAGAAGTCCTTCGCCTCCGACGGCGGCCTGTGGATCGGCGTCTTCTCCCCCGCCGCGATCGAGCGCGCCGAGCGCGTGCACGCGTCCGGCCGCCACGTCCCGGAGTTCTTCTCGCTGCCGACGGCGATCGACAACTCCCGCAAGAACCAGACGTACAACACCCCGGCGCTGGCCACCCTCTTCCTCCTCGGCGAGCAGCTGGACTGGATGAACGGCCAGGGCGGCCTGGACTTCACCACCGGCCGCACCAAGGACTCCTCGACCCGCCTGTACACGTGGGCCGACGAGTCCAAGTACGCCACGCCGTTCGTCTCCGACCCGGCCAAGCGCTCCCAGGTCATCGGCACCATCGACTTCGCCGACGACATCGACGCCGCCGCCGTCGCCAAGGTGCTCCGCGCCAACGGCATCGTCGACACCGAGCCGTACCGCAAGCTCGGCCGCAACCAGCTGCGCGTCGCGATGTTCCCGGCGATCGACCCGGCGGACGTCGAGGCGCTGACGCAGTGCGTGGACTATGTGATCGAGAAGCTGTAA
- a CDS encoding RpnC/YadD family protein produces the protein MVSSPHEALHRIFRVDPGLFARLLPRAGIGFPEHTAIEPLDTDLTEIRPLERRVDSVFRVRVPGEEGGFVLAVESQGKPDPDKHNSWTYYLAHMYAKYRLPPFLLVVCKDKATASWASEPIRVGRGFHTSMVVFPLVLGPGILPVITEPDEAARDLGVAVFSALAYASDPGLTAILDALASGVADDAGKSGAGDVDRVDWAEIVEIGLGEGPGRDYWRHLMATYTPNFPGSNSIVEESWLEGRAKGKAEAVLDILKARGIEISGSVRERVTACTDLDALGSWLGRSLSVARAEELFVEE, from the coding sequence ATGGTCAGTTCACCGCATGAAGCGTTGCACCGGATCTTCCGCGTGGATCCGGGGCTGTTCGCCCGGCTGTTGCCGCGGGCGGGCATCGGGTTTCCGGAGCACACCGCGATCGAGCCCCTGGACACCGATCTCACCGAGATCAGGCCGCTCGAGCGCCGCGTGGACAGTGTGTTCCGGGTACGTGTGCCCGGTGAGGAAGGCGGCTTCGTGCTCGCCGTCGAGTCGCAGGGCAAGCCGGACCCGGACAAGCACAACAGCTGGACGTACTACTTGGCCCACATGTACGCCAAGTACCGGTTGCCGCCCTTCCTTCTGGTGGTGTGCAAGGACAAGGCGACCGCTTCCTGGGCGTCGGAACCGATCCGTGTCGGGCGTGGCTTCCACACCAGCATGGTCGTCTTCCCGCTGGTCCTGGGGCCTGGAATCCTCCCCGTGATCACGGAGCCGGACGAGGCGGCCCGAGACCTCGGAGTCGCCGTCTTCTCCGCACTCGCCTACGCCTCGGACCCGGGGCTGACTGCGATACTGGACGCGCTGGCGTCAGGAGTGGCGGACGACGCAGGGAAGTCCGGAGCCGGTGATGTGGACCGGGTGGACTGGGCGGAGATCGTCGAAATCGGTCTGGGCGAGGGCCCGGGGCGTGACTACTGGAGGCATCTGATGGCCACTTACACCCCGAACTTCCCGGGCAGCAACTCGATCGTCGAGGAGTCCTGGCTCGAAGGCCGCGCCAAGGGCAAGGCGGAGGCTGTTCTGGACATCCTCAAGGCGCGAGGTATTGAGATCTCCGGCTCTGTCCGGGAGCGGGTCACCGCCTGCACCGATCTCGACGCGCTGGGGAGCTGGCTCGGCCGCTCCCTCAGCGTGGCACGCGCCGAGGAGCTGTTCGTCGAGGAGTAG
- a CDS encoding DUF397 domain-containing protein encodes MTEVVSPFRKSSYSGQENNCVEVAHTAPGDGRAVRDSKQQDGPLLTVSRDGWQAFLGQFA; translated from the coding sequence GTGACTGAAGTCGTAAGCCCTTTCCGCAAGTCCTCCTACTCGGGGCAGGAGAACAATTGCGTCGAGGTTGCCCACACAGCCCCCGGTGACGGTCGCGCCGTCCGCGACAGCAAGCAGCAGGACGGCCCCCTGCTCACCGTCTCCCGCGACGGCTGGCAGGCCTTCCTCGGTCAGTTCGCGTAG
- a CDS encoding Scr1 family TA system antitoxin-like transcriptional regulator, with product MGQRKNVTVQVLPFSAGVLAGYSSAFYSFSFDEEPAVEAVAMDNPRGTSVLEGAEDLAAYANAYDLLRSSALAPDASAQLIRGILRSLKEDGS from the coding sequence GTGGGGCAGCGCAAGAACGTCACCGTGCAGGTGCTGCCGTTCAGTGCGGGTGTCCTGGCCGGGTACTCCTCCGCCTTCTACTCCTTCAGCTTTGACGAAGAGCCCGCGGTCGAAGCCGTGGCCATGGACAACCCGCGAGGGACGTCGGTCCTGGAGGGCGCCGAGGACCTCGCCGCTTACGCCAATGCCTACGACCTACTACGCTCGTCGGCACTGGCACCGGACGCGAGTGCGCAGCTCATCCGGGGCATACTGCGGAGCCTGAAGGAAGACGGATCGTGA
- a CDS encoding methyltransferase domain-containing protein — MDDDGAAWWTVGELALASGVSVRVLRHWDALGVVSPERTPSGHRRYGPAHVTRLYRAMALRRTGLGLRQIAALLAQEDPDPAATLRAHLDDVEEDLRRRSQLRDRLQAALESAEPDQLMKVIETMTMFEQYVHGYRSEESTRLADQADALAELLHADTRFRPGERVLEMGCGVGAQTVTLASRSPHAHFVSADIAPDSLKSASRRVAAAGLANVEFAEKDVFALPEREGGFAEASFDHVFVCFLLEHLPSPVDALRRLRRLVRPGGTVTVIEGDHGSTYFHPDDEAARAAVACQVTLQRHAGGDALIGRRLFPLLHEAEWSDIAVTPRTVYVDGSRPDLAESFTRRTFTAMVSGVREPTVAAGLIDPDTFDAGIAALRRTAEPDGVFCYTFFKAVAQRPA, encoded by the coding sequence GTGGACGACGACGGGGCGGCGTGGTGGACGGTCGGCGAGCTGGCGCTGGCGTCCGGGGTGTCGGTGCGGGTGTTGCGGCACTGGGACGCGTTGGGGGTGGTGTCTCCCGAACGTACGCCGAGCGGCCACCGTCGCTACGGCCCCGCGCACGTCACGCGTCTGTACCGGGCGATGGCCCTGCGCCGGACCGGCCTGGGGCTCCGGCAGATCGCCGCGTTGCTGGCCCAGGAGGACCCGGACCCGGCAGCGACACTGCGCGCCCACCTCGACGACGTCGAGGAGGACCTCCGACGGCGAAGCCAACTCCGCGACCGGCTCCAGGCCGCGCTCGAAAGTGCGGAGCCGGACCAGTTGATGAAGGTGATCGAGACCATGACGATGTTCGAGCAGTACGTGCACGGCTACCGTTCCGAGGAGAGCACACGGCTCGCGGACCAGGCGGACGCCCTCGCCGAGCTGTTGCACGCAGACACCCGCTTCCGGCCCGGCGAACGGGTCCTGGAGATGGGGTGCGGCGTGGGTGCTCAGACGGTCACCCTGGCTTCGCGGAGCCCGCACGCGCACTTCGTGTCGGCCGACATCGCCCCCGACTCGCTGAAGTCGGCCTCGCGCCGGGTCGCCGCCGCGGGTCTGGCGAATGTCGAGTTCGCCGAGAAGGACGTGTTCGCCCTCCCCGAACGGGAGGGCGGCTTCGCCGAGGCGTCCTTCGACCACGTCTTCGTGTGCTTCCTGCTCGAGCACCTGCCCTCGCCGGTCGACGCCCTGCGACGGCTGCGTCGCCTCGTGCGGCCCGGCGGCACGGTCACGGTGATCGAGGGCGACCACGGCTCGACCTATTTTCATCCGGACGACGAGGCCGCGCGCGCGGCCGTCGCGTGCCAGGTGACGCTGCAACGCCACGCCGGCGGCGACGCCCTCATCGGGCGGCGGCTCTTCCCTCTGCTGCACGAGGCGGAGTGGTCGGACATCGCGGTCACCCCTCGCACCGTCTACGTCGACGGCAGCCGGCCGGACCTCGCCGAGAGCTTCACCAGACGCACCTTCACCGCGATGGTCTCCGGTGTCCGGGAGCCCACCGTCGCGGCGGGGCTGATCGACCCGGACACCTTCGACGCGGGCATCGCCGCCCTACGGCGCACGGCCGAACCCGACGGAGTGTTCTGCTACACGTTCTTCAAAGCGGTCGCACAGCGCCCGGCCTGA
- a CDS encoding response regulator transcription factor, with amino-acid sequence MSEQTGGQARLRVIVADDQAAVREPLAAVLGLAEDIDVVAAAADGAEVLAAVAAGPVDVVLMDLRMPVLDGIETTRRLTEEHPEVAVVVLTTFADDDSILGALGAGARGYLTKNAGRQDITRAIRAAGAGQSVLDREVQNRLLATARAKAAPAPGEASRQPLPDDLTPREREVLTLIGQGLSNRGIAEQLFISEATVKTHINNLFAKAHIRDRADAVRRAIAAGLA; translated from the coding sequence ATGAGTGAACAGACGGGCGGTCAGGCGCGGTTGAGGGTGATCGTCGCCGACGACCAGGCCGCCGTACGGGAGCCGCTCGCGGCGGTGCTCGGCCTGGCCGAGGACATCGACGTCGTCGCGGCGGCCGCGGACGGCGCCGAGGTCCTGGCGGCGGTGGCCGCGGGCCCCGTCGACGTGGTCCTGATGGACCTGCGCATGCCGGTGCTGGACGGCATCGAGACGACCCGTCGCCTGACCGAGGAGCATCCGGAGGTGGCGGTGGTCGTCCTGACCACCTTCGCCGACGACGACTCGATCCTGGGCGCGCTCGGCGCGGGGGCCCGCGGGTACCTCACCAAGAACGCGGGACGCCAGGACATCACCCGGGCGATCCGGGCCGCGGGCGCGGGCCAGTCCGTACTCGACCGCGAGGTCCAGAACCGTCTGCTGGCCACGGCCAGGGCGAAGGCGGCACCCGCCCCGGGCGAGGCGTCTCGACAACCCCTGCCGGACGACCTCACCCCCCGCGAACGCGAGGTCCTCACCCTGATCGGCCAGGGCCTGTCCAACCGGGGCATCGCCGAGCAGCTCTTCATCAGCGAGGCCACGGTCAAGACCCACATCAACAACCTCTTCGCCAAGGCCCACATCCGCGACCGCGCCGACGCGGTCCGGCGCGCCATCGCGGCGGGGCTGGCCTGA
- a CDS encoding sensor histidine kinase, whose amino-acid sequence MRYVLPVAATENPPPPRPGADPRPVPGQDPRVQWGLSLAVVAVGALTIRPMGFGGQGLAVAALFVVNSAALLARGVPESRVPPRPALAWLASGIVAAAALLGVSDSGTSYLFAYFLAGHIGYRLDTGRALALAGTCSLLCAGVLYFHLGPGDPELPWLLGLTTGVPVVVGILNRTQRQAVRSALSAAESAERAARAEARTAVLTERGRIARDVHDVLAHSLAGINMQLELADALLDTGDLEKVREANNKAHGLVKESLKQAQWTVHALREDALPLLESLTAMTESTGHHDALSVRGTVREAPAQVTQALLRIAQEALTNAARHAPGGRVEVELTFTDASITLRIRNRPATRAVTPGVGSGMGLIGMRERVALLGGSVSAGPVTEGQDQGGWQVEAVIPG is encoded by the coding sequence GTGCGCTATGTTCTGCCGGTGGCCGCCACCGAGAACCCTCCGCCCCCGCGCCCGGGGGCGGACCCGCGTCCGGTCCCCGGTCAGGACCCGCGGGTGCAGTGGGGCCTGTCGCTGGCGGTCGTCGCCGTGGGGGCCCTGACGATCCGGCCCATGGGATTCGGCGGCCAGGGCCTGGCGGTCGCCGCCCTCTTCGTGGTCAACTCCGCGGCACTGCTGGCCAGGGGAGTGCCCGAGAGCCGCGTCCCCCCGCGGCCGGCGCTCGCCTGGCTCGCGTCCGGCATCGTCGCGGCGGCCGCCCTGCTGGGGGTCAGCGACAGCGGGACGAGTTACCTGTTCGCCTACTTCCTCGCCGGACACATCGGCTACCGGCTCGACACCGGGCGGGCCCTCGCCCTCGCGGGGACGTGCTCCCTGCTCTGCGCCGGTGTCCTGTACTTCCACCTCGGCCCGGGGGACCCGGAGTTGCCCTGGCTGCTCGGCCTCACCACGGGCGTCCCGGTCGTGGTCGGCATCCTCAACCGCACCCAGCGCCAGGCCGTACGGTCGGCGCTCTCGGCCGCCGAGTCGGCGGAACGCGCCGCCCGCGCGGAGGCGAGGACCGCCGTCCTCACCGAGCGCGGCCGAATCGCCCGGGACGTGCACGACGTCCTCGCGCACTCCCTCGCCGGCATCAACATGCAGTTGGAACTGGCCGACGCGCTGCTCGACACCGGTGACCTGGAGAAGGTCAGGGAGGCCAACAACAAGGCTCACGGCCTGGTCAAGGAGAGCCTGAAGCAGGCCCAGTGGACCGTGCACGCGCTGCGGGAGGACGCCCTGCCGCTGCTGGAGAGTCTGACCGCGATGACCGAATCGACCGGCCACCACGACGCCCTGTCGGTCCGGGGCACCGTCCGGGAGGCACCGGCCCAGGTGACGCAGGCTCTGCTGAGGATCGCCCAGGAGGCCCTGACCAACGCGGCCAGGCACGCTCCCGGCGGTCGGGTCGAGGTGGAACTGACGTTCACCGACGCGTCGATCACACTGAGGATCCGCAACCGGCCCGCCACCCGTGCGGTGACCCCGGGCGTCGGCAGCGGCATGGGGTTGATCGGCATGCGCGAGCGCGTCGCCCTGCTGGGCGGGAGCGTCAGCGCCGGGCCGGTCACCGAAGGACAGGACCAGGGCGGCTGGCAGGTGGAAGCGGTGATACCGGGATGA
- a CDS encoding ABC transporter permease, producing MSVLDVDSAAGPVTAPREHGRLYWLFADCGNIVRRGLTHYQRQPVNIAWQLGFPILSVLLYGYVFGSAMTVPGGGDYKDFLMPGMFVMTMAFGFINTATVVVYDSTKGVIDRFRSMPMASSAVVAGRGVTDLVVACAELTILMLTALAMGWRPEGGWAFLAAFGLLLWLRFALIWLGVWLGLLVPNPEAAGGLFAVAFPLTMISSIFVAPQLMPDWLGWVAAWNPISSTAAAARDLFGTPVGGGDSWVEQHALLMAAVWPAVLTAIFLPLAVRRFQRLSR from the coding sequence GTGAGCGTCCTCGACGTCGACAGCGCGGCCGGTCCGGTGACGGCCCCGCGCGAGCACGGGCGGCTGTACTGGCTGTTCGCCGACTGCGGCAACATCGTCCGCCGCGGCCTGACCCACTACCAGCGCCAGCCCGTCAACATCGCCTGGCAACTGGGCTTCCCGATCCTTTCCGTCCTCCTCTACGGCTACGTCTTCGGCAGCGCGATGACGGTGCCGGGCGGTGGGGACTACAAGGACTTCCTGATGCCGGGCATGTTCGTGATGACCATGGCGTTCGGCTTCATCAACACCGCGACCGTGGTCGTCTACGACTCCACCAAGGGCGTCATCGACCGGTTCCGCTCCATGCCGATGGCCTCCTCCGCGGTGGTGGCGGGGCGCGGCGTCACCGACCTCGTCGTCGCCTGCGCCGAGTTGACGATCCTGATGCTGACGGCGCTGGCCATGGGCTGGCGTCCGGAGGGCGGTTGGGCGTTCCTGGCCGCGTTCGGGCTGCTGCTGTGGCTGCGGTTCGCGCTGATCTGGCTCGGGGTGTGGCTGGGCCTGCTGGTCCCCAACCCGGAGGCGGCGGGCGGCCTGTTCGCGGTGGCGTTCCCGCTGACGATGATCTCCAGTATCTTCGTCGCCCCGCAGCTCATGCCCGACTGGCTGGGCTGGGTGGCCGCCTGGAACCCCATCTCCTCCACGGCGGCGGCGGCCCGCGACCTGTTCGGCACACCGGTCGGCGGCGGCGACTCGTGGGTCGAGCAGCACGCGCTGCTGATGGCGGCCGTGTGGCCGGCGGTCCTGACGGCGATCTTCCTGCCGCTGGCGGTACGGAGGTTCCAGCGGCTGAGCCGATAG